In the Brettanomyces nanus chromosome 1, complete sequence genome, GTTTTAGATAGTGCCGTTACAGACATGGACAAGGCTTTGTATTGTTCCATATATTGGTTCTATGAATCTGGTATGTCTGCAGATTGTTTGGAATCTGTAGTTATGCTAATGAGAAGGTTCTTGGCTTGCGGTAAGTTGCAAGCCGCCATAGAGTTTATGGATACCATTGCTTTGCCTAAAGTAATCGATGAttacagaagaaaaaccAGCATAATAGACGATtctgaaattgatgaaacATTGAAGCCATACCTTATTTCAAAGTCAAAATTAAGTGAGCTAATTCAGTACCAGTATCTTATTGATAACTTCAATATGATGAACAAGTTTCAAATTGATGAGGGTGATAACGCggaaaatttgaagaaggtaaTTGCTTTGGCAGCCTCATTAGACAAGTTGTTAAAAACATGGATGTATGATCTTGCTACTAATGGTACTGTTGAGTTGGACGTCAAGATATATCAGgaattgagaagaatatacATTCCAACGATATTTAATTCGCTATTCGAATTGCTAACCGAGCACAGATATCTCAGTGAAGAGGTCTTGCTTAGGCAAGCGGTTGATATGGTCAATTTACTTGCGGATAATAAGTACAGATTCTATGACTTATTCAGCTCTACGGACCAATTGAAGCCATTCCTGCAAAAGTTTGCAGCATTCAGCTGTAAATCCTTCGGAGAAAGACCAAATGGTATATACACATAATACTAGAAATGATGATATTAAAATCTCTAATCAAGTGAGGATGCCTTCTCGTACAATAGATCAACAACGTTAGACATGTTCTTGATAATCTCCAGACTGAGATCATAAGTCTTGTCCTTCTTCGGCTCGCTGTAAATGATTAAATAGCCATTACCTTGATCCAAAACGCCGTAAAATACCTTGTCCAAAATCATGTTACTCAACTTAGACTCAATAACGTTCTTCGGAAGGCCTATCATGGAACAAATGTGACTGATTTCTATGCATGAGTAAGGTTCAATAAGCTTCAGTAAGTTCTGTTGGAACAAAGAGTCATACAAATCGGACAAGTGAGATCTAATAATGACGTCTTGAGTCAATTCTTTATTGTAGGTCTTCAAGCAATCCTCtaattccttcaaagaacGATGGGAATGCGCAACAGAAACAGCTTTCATGGCCTCAATCTCCTTGTTATTAGAGTATTCACTGAGATTCTTGTTGTTTAGAAGTTTGTTAACATCGTCTATGGATCCAATCATGATTTTGCAAAGCAGCATGTATTTCAAAACTTTGACAAGTTTGGAATCGTTCTCTTCGGAAGACACATGAAGCTGGTAGTTCTCGAAAGCTTCATAGAAGTACGAATATCCAgttttgaaatctttatCCTCAGCATGCAATATACCACTCATGAGATCTAGTTCAGCCTGAACATTACTAGGACAGTAAATGGCATTGGCAGAAGTTCTGGATGAGGTGAGAGAAGCCCTGGACTTGGcaaagttcttcaattggAAATAAGTCTTTGCCTCCAAAAGTTGCACTTCAACCAACGAGCTCTTGTCATCCAATTTTCTAAACTCTTTAACAAGATCCCTGATTAGAGAAAGTGCGTCTTGGTAGttgctcttcttgtagAGTAATCCAGCCAATCTGACTTGCAAAGACTGACGTAGAAAcgttcttttttcctcaaCAGACCAATCTATACACTCCTGAGTTATTTTCGCAGTCAAATCCAACGCATTGTCAGTTCCAATAGTCTCTACGAGATCGATTAAAGTCCTGATAACTTTTGCGGTTTTGGATTTGGCAAATGAACCCCTCATGATGTCTCTAGCCTTACCTAAAAGCTCCTGTAATTTATCCGCATTTTTCTGCTCTTGATATAATTTACCAAGTTCAATAATTGATGATTCCTTGGATTCAACTAGCTTCTCACGCTTGGAAACAGAGTCCAATTCCAATTCCAAAGGATCGCAGTTAATGATTGCCCAATATATTTTCTCGGAGCCGTTGTAATCTTTAGCTTTGGCAGCCTTACGCGCACCGTCTATACTTAATGAACTCATCGTATTTGACCTTCTAGTTGATATTTCTCTATAAGCCGGCTTCAATTATGACAAATCGATATCCTGTTGATGAAGCTCAGAACTTTTTATCTTCGCCATCGAAAAGGCgtagaggaagaagaagacaaagcgaacaaaaaaattaaCATGAATAGACGATCGACGGGTCTTCCTGAGAGGACTTGGACTCGCTTCATGATCCGTTGTTCATGTTCTAT is a window encoding:
- a CDS encoding uncharacterized protein (BUSCO:EOG09342S81), whose product is MIIRPYFSKLTRLTLASRNLLVRAYAARANTLTEEVSEEQKVNFIHPALIQKASSLRDQLKKLEARVSTEKEFNAENSKRYSQLSSFDGAYQEYLENRDNYNELKAMLCDEENAALQEDATKELKSVIPELNHSIDKLKSKLLKPHPFADRACILELRPGAGGHEADIFTQDLLEMYVRYCQLHNWHYEIISRTDHESGNGVMEATLSVNEPGSYERLRHEAGVHRVQRIPETETKGRLQTSAAGVVVLPKIDDNKGDSQSRKFAPGELRIDVMRASGAGGQHVNKTESAVRIIHIPTGIIVRIQDDRSQHRNKERAFEVLRARLAAKEMKEKAKQDENARTGQVSSVDRSDKIRTYNFQQNRVTDHRCNFTLYDLEGCLNGSKLDDLIDRVAQKEVDEKAEALIEELKEDENGARKAAKAKDYNGSEKIYWAIINCDPLELELDSVSKREKLVESKESSIIELGKLYQEQKNADKLQELLGKARDIMRGSFAKSKTAKVIRTLIDLVETIGTDNALDLTAKITQECIDWSVEEKRTFLRQSLQVRLAGLLYKKSNYQDALSLIRDLVKEFRKLDDKSSLVEVQLLEAKTYFQLKNFAKSRASLTSSRTSANAIYCPSNVQAELDLMSGILHAEDKDFKTGYSYFYEAFENYQLHVSSEENDSKLVKVLKYMLLCKIMIGSIDDVNKLLNNKNLSEYSNNKEIEAMKAVSVAHSHRSLKELEDCLKTYNKELTQDVIIRSHLSDLYDSLFQQNLLKLIEPYSCIEISHICSMIGLPKNVIESKLSNMILDKVFYGVLDQGNGYLIIYSEPKKDKTYDLSLEIIKNMSNVVDLLYEKASSLD